One genomic region from Bacillus marinisedimentorum encodes:
- a CDS encoding ABC transporter ATP-binding protein: MKRVVKTLEPLLEIKQIKKHFPINQGLLKKNHKSLRAVDGVNLELSERETYGLVGESGCGKSTLGRMVVNLLKPTSGEITFYGKNISDFKRNAEKEYSKNVQMIFQDPYSSLNPRQKVIDILKEPLTIHRPSLSNKEKNEIAMNLIERVGLSPDHASRFPHQFSGGQRQRIGIARAVALEPKLIVCDEPVSALDVSIQSQIINLLKDLQKDLGISYLFIAHDLGVVKHISDRIAVMYLGNIVEVAPKREIFAEPLHPYTQALLSSIPKEHPNEKKDRIKLKGELPSPSNPPNGCKFHTRCPIAEDICKVESPNLEFKKSGHKVACHFA; the protein is encoded by the coding sequence ATGAAAAGAGTGGTGAAAACATTGGAACCTTTGCTTGAAATCAAACAAATCAAAAAACACTTCCCTATTAATCAGGGCTTATTGAAAAAAAACCATAAATCCCTTAGAGCTGTCGACGGAGTGAACCTGGAATTAAGTGAACGGGAAACATACGGACTAGTAGGAGAAAGCGGCTGCGGAAAAAGCACATTGGGCCGCATGGTCGTAAACTTACTTAAACCTACTTCTGGAGAAATAACCTTTTATGGAAAAAACATTAGCGACTTTAAACGCAATGCCGAAAAAGAGTATTCCAAAAACGTTCAAATGATTTTCCAGGACCCCTATTCTTCTCTAAACCCAAGGCAAAAAGTCATCGACATACTTAAAGAACCATTAACGATCCACCGTCCTTCTTTATCCAATAAAGAAAAAAATGAAATCGCAATGAATTTGATTGAACGTGTTGGACTTAGCCCGGACCACGCATCAAGATTCCCCCACCAATTTAGCGGCGGTCAAAGACAACGGATTGGCATCGCCAGAGCTGTCGCCTTGGAACCAAAATTGATTGTGTGTGATGAACCGGTTTCAGCACTGGATGTATCGATCCAATCACAAATCATCAACTTGCTGAAAGATCTGCAAAAAGATTTGGGAATTTCATATTTGTTTATCGCCCATGATTTAGGAGTTGTAAAGCATATAAGTGATCGGATCGCTGTCATGTATCTCGGTAATATTGTGGAAGTCGCACCCAAAAGGGAAATTTTCGCCGAGCCGCTTCACCCGTACACACAGGCACTGCTTTCCTCCATACCTAAAGAACATCCAAATGAAAAGAAAGACCGAATCAAGTTGAAGGGTGAACTTCCCAGTCCGAGCAACCCGCCAAACGGATGTAAATTTCACACAAGGTGTCCTATCGCGGAAGATATTTGTAAAGTTGAATCACCTAATCTTGAGTTTAAAAAGAGCGGCCACAAGGTTGCTTGTCACTTTGCATGA
- a CDS encoding ABC transporter permease — MDGKVAQKENSLAITVWKGFSRQKQGVIGLIIIGTVVLIALFAPLIAPYHPIDDVNYSKLNAAPSSEHLFGTDEYGRDIFSRVLYGARVSVSISFTTILISATIGVMMGLISGYLGGITDSILMRIVDGLMSFPPILFAIALMAALGTSTQNIILSLAIVYTPMFARLIRGTVLSVKEREYVDAIKVMGGSRARILFKHILPNCMSPLLIQMTTYFAYAILAEAALSFLGLGVPQPNPSWGNILYDGRQYMIDSPWITIFPGLAIMITVLGLNLLGDGLRDYLDPKID, encoded by the coding sequence TTGGATGGTAAAGTTGCACAAAAAGAAAACAGTTTAGCAATAACCGTTTGGAAAGGGTTCTCCAGGCAAAAGCAAGGTGTAATCGGGCTCATCATAATAGGAACAGTCGTATTGATTGCTTTATTCGCACCCTTGATTGCTCCCTATCACCCCATAGATGATGTCAACTACTCCAAGCTGAATGCCGCGCCCAGTTCTGAGCATTTATTTGGCACAGATGAATACGGGAGAGATATCTTCAGCCGGGTACTATATGGAGCCAGAGTTTCAGTGTCTATCTCCTTCACCACGATTTTAATATCGGCAACGATTGGTGTCATGATGGGGTTGATATCCGGATACCTGGGTGGAATTACAGATAGCATTTTAATGAGGATTGTCGACGGATTAATGTCCTTTCCGCCTATCTTATTTGCCATTGCATTAATGGCCGCACTGGGAACAAGCACACAAAACATTATTCTTTCCCTGGCTATTGTTTATACCCCTATGTTTGCAAGGTTAATAAGGGGGACGGTTCTGTCTGTTAAGGAGCGAGAATATGTCGATGCAATCAAAGTAATGGGAGGTTCCAGGGCAAGAATTTTATTCAAGCACATCCTCCCCAACTGCATGTCGCCATTACTGATTCAAATGACTACATATTTTGCATATGCAATCCTGGCAGAAGCTGCATTAAGCTTCCTTGGCCTTGGAGTTCCACAGCCGAATCCAAGCTGGGGAAACATCTTGTATGATGGAAGACAATATATGATTGACTCCCCGTGGATTACCATTTTTCCAGGATTAGCGATTATGATAACCGTTTTGGGACTTAATCTGCTGGGAGACGGACTCAGAGATTATTTGGATCCCAAAATAGATTAA
- a CDS encoding ABC transporter permease, producing MASYIVKRLLSLIPVLLTVSIVVFLIIHFIPGDPAAVMLGSQATSEQLEVMRQEMGLNEPLLVQFSIWFMNMIKGDLGTSLVSGQTVLSLIADRLPATLNLIIYAITISILIAIPLGVLAAVKHNSSVDFASMLVALIGISIPNFWAALILIMVFSLNLGLFPSTGYISFTENFFQNIQHLALPAFSLGFIQAGIITRMTRSSMLDVLRQDYIRMVKAKGAPPFRVIFRHGLKNAMVPIITIIGINFGLLLGGTVVVESIFSIPGIGQLMIQSVLNRDYPVIQGIILVIATIYVFITLIVDLLYTYFDPKINYSKG from the coding sequence ACCCTGCAGCAGTCATGCTAGGTTCACAGGCCACTTCTGAACAACTTGAAGTGATGAGGCAGGAAATGGGGCTGAATGAACCATTACTTGTCCAGTTCTCCATATGGTTCATGAATATGATTAAAGGTGATCTGGGAACTTCATTGGTGTCCGGCCAAACTGTTCTTTCTTTAATTGCAGACCGGCTTCCAGCCACACTGAATTTGATTATATACGCCATCACCATTTCCATATTGATTGCGATTCCTCTTGGAGTGCTGGCTGCGGTCAAACACAATTCCAGTGTGGACTTTGCATCTATGCTTGTAGCGCTTATCGGTATTTCAATACCTAACTTTTGGGCAGCATTGATCCTTATTATGGTCTTTTCCCTTAACCTTGGCCTGTTCCCATCTACGGGATACATTTCGTTTACAGAAAATTTTTTCCAAAACATTCAACACCTGGCTCTGCCTGCATTTTCTCTTGGCTTTATCCAGGCCGGCATCATCACCAGGATGACAAGGTCAAGTATGCTTGATGTTTTGAGACAAGATTACATTAGAATGGTAAAAGCCAAAGGAGCGCCTCCATTTAGAGTGATTTTCAGACACGGTTTAAAAAACGCCATGGTGCCAATCATCACCATTATCGGAATTAATTTTGGCCTATTGCTGGGCGGCACTGTTGTGGTGGAATCTATTTTCAGCATCCCAGGCATCGGCCAACTGATGATTCAGTCTGTATTGAACCGGGATTACCCTGTCATTCAAGGAATCATCTTAGTCATTGCCACCATTTATGTGTTTATTACGTTGATCGTCGACCTTCTTTACACCTATTTTGACCCAAAAATCAATTACAGTAAGGGGTGA
- a CDS encoding creatininase family protein, protein MKKYLFGEMTWPEIKETVEEERVAIVPIGMIEEHGHHLPVETDVILANEVCVRAGKELSDKVVVVPPVNHGYAPHQMDFPGVISISSSTFINYIVDVGISLAHQGYKRILFFNGHGSNVSLLQVAARQVNLKYPDVQCASLSHWDLQPVIDLMEEIRDSENPGGINHAGELETSMYLAIKEDLVQMDKAVRDLDKFKTSKYFWLDLVGKGDGRIVAMMPYWSTISETGTLGDPTPSTKEKGEKILNAAVEGLIEFIKIFKDRSLNPRVNHHL, encoded by the coding sequence ATGAAAAAATATTTATTTGGCGAAATGACCTGGCCGGAAATCAAAGAAACAGTTGAAGAGGAACGAGTTGCTATCGTTCCCATCGGAATGATAGAAGAACACGGCCACCATCTCCCTGTTGAAACCGATGTAATCCTTGCAAACGAAGTTTGTGTGAGAGCGGGAAAAGAGCTCTCAGATAAAGTGGTCGTAGTTCCACCCGTAAATCACGGTTATGCTCCGCACCAAATGGATTTTCCCGGTGTTATTTCGATAAGCAGTTCCACTTTTATAAATTACATCGTGGATGTTGGTATCAGCCTCGCACATCAAGGTTATAAAAGAATCTTATTTTTTAACGGACATGGCAGTAATGTCTCCTTACTTCAAGTAGCTGCCAGACAGGTTAATCTTAAATACCCAGACGTGCAATGTGCCTCTCTTTCCCATTGGGATTTACAGCCTGTTATCGATTTAATGGAAGAAATCCGCGATTCTGAAAATCCTGGCGGAATAAATCATGCAGGAGAATTGGAAACTTCCATGTACCTGGCAATTAAAGAAGACCTTGTCCAAATGGATAAGGCCGTAAGAGATCTTGATAAATTTAAAACCTCTAAATATTTCTGGCTCGATTTAGTTGGAAAAGGGGATGGGCGCATCGTCGCAATGATGCCTTACTGGAGTACAATTTCAGAAACCGGCACCCTGGGCGATCCTACACCTTCAACAAAGGAAAAAGGCGAAAAAATTTTAAATGCTGCAGTAGAGGGCCTAATTGAATTTATCAAGATATTCAAAGACCGAAGCCTTAATCCAAGAGTCAATCATCACTTGTGA
- a CDS encoding ABC transporter ATP-binding protein, with protein sequence MTNNLLEVQNLSIEFSNGKKTNRVVSNINFFIKNGETLGVVGESGCGKSVTSLAIMGLIPSPSGKIPEGKILFKDQNLVELSEKKLRAIRGKDISMIFQDPMSSLDPAFTIGYQLDEILKLHTNMSDEQVRAKSIHLLQSVGIPSAEERYRQYPHELSGGMRQRVVIAIALACSPNLLIADEPTTALDVTVQAQIMDLMKELKENMQTSIMLITHDIGVVAEMCDRVVVMYAGQIVEEASVVELFDTSAHPYTIGLLESVPKIGDDKSNLFSIPGNVPSPEEMPAGCRFHPRCQFATDKCISEEPGVEKINESHSVKCWHYKQVMNEKSGENIGTFA encoded by the coding sequence ATGACAAACAACCTTCTGGAAGTGCAAAATCTTTCAATCGAATTTTCAAACGGTAAAAAAACAAACAGAGTTGTTTCCAATATCAATTTCTTCATAAAAAATGGGGAAACCCTTGGTGTCGTCGGAGAGAGCGGCTGTGGAAAAAGTGTCACATCCCTGGCTATCATGGGGCTTATCCCCTCTCCTTCGGGGAAAATACCTGAAGGAAAAATATTATTTAAAGATCAAAACCTTGTAGAATTAAGTGAGAAGAAATTACGGGCAATCAGAGGAAAAGATATTTCAATGATCTTCCAGGACCCTATGAGCTCACTAGATCCCGCTTTTACCATCGGCTATCAGCTTGATGAAATTTTGAAGCTGCACACAAATATGTCTGATGAACAAGTCAGGGCAAAGTCTATTCATTTATTGCAATCAGTAGGCATACCAAGCGCTGAAGAGCGATACAGGCAATACCCTCATGAACTTTCCGGCGGGATGAGACAAAGAGTAGTAATAGCCATAGCCCTTGCATGCAGCCCTAACCTTTTAATTGCTGATGAGCCTACGACTGCTTTAGATGTAACGGTTCAAGCGCAGATTATGGACCTTATGAAAGAATTAAAAGAAAATATGCAAACTTCCATAATGTTGATCACCCACGACATCGGCGTTGTAGCTGAAATGTGTGACAGAGTTGTGGTCATGTATGCAGGACAGATTGTTGAAGAGGCAAGTGTAGTAGAACTTTTTGACACAAGTGCTCACCCCTATACGATAGGATTACTGGAGTCCGTGCCAAAAATAGGTGATGACAAATCCAACCTCTTCTCCATTCCCGGCAATGTCCCTTCCCCCGAAGAAATGCCGGCTGGGTGCCGTTTCCATCCCAGATGCCAGTTTGCAACTGATAAATGTATTTCAGAAGAACCTGGTGTAGAAAAAATAAACGAGAGTCATTCAGTAAAATGCTGGCATTATAAACAGGTGATGAATGAAAAGAGTGGTGAAAACATTGGAACCTTTGCTTGA